One window from the genome of Streptomyces sp. NBC_00287 encodes:
- a CDS encoding Lrp/AsnC family transcriptional regulator produces the protein MDDVDRKILAELQQDGRLTVTELAGRVRLSVSPCHRRLRELERSGAISGYRAVVEPTAVGLTFEALVFVSMRQEDRDTVAEFERAIGEIEHVLDAQRLFGEPDYLLRVATADLAAFQRLYDDRLATLPGVQRLTSTLVMKHVVRDRPLPA, from the coding sequence ATGGACGACGTAGACCGGAAAATCCTTGCTGAGCTCCAGCAGGACGGGCGGCTGACCGTGACCGAGCTGGCCGGGCGGGTGCGCCTCAGCGTCTCGCCGTGCCACCGGCGGCTGCGCGAGCTGGAGCGGTCGGGGGCGATCAGCGGCTACCGGGCCGTCGTGGAGCCGACCGCCGTGGGGCTGACCTTCGAGGCGCTGGTCTTTGTGTCCATGCGGCAGGAGGACCGGGACACCGTCGCCGAGTTCGAGCGGGCCATCGGCGAGATCGAGCACGTACTGGACGCACAGCGGCTCTTCGGGGAGCCGGACTACCTGCTGCGGGTGGCGACGGCCGACCTCGCCGCTTTCCAGCGGCTGTACGACGATCGGCTGGCCACCCTGCCGGGGGTGCAGCGGCTCACCTCGACGCTGGTGATGAAGCACGTCGTACGCGACCGGCCACTGCCCGCATAG
- a CDS encoding lipid-transfer protein, whose translation MAGIKDATAIVGIGQTPFAKQLPEDERTLACRAVLAALHDAGIAPSEVDALASYTMEETDEVELAKAVGLGDLTFFSKVGYGGGGSCATVAHLAAAIAAGQATVGVAWRSRKRGSGPRPWTNTDVQLPTPAQWTRPYGLLRPVDEIAMLARRHMHEYGTTRDHLFNVALACRNRANQNPAAIMYDRPLTREMYMTSRWISEPLCLYDNCLETDGALACVVVSSERARDCAHKPVYIHSAAQSLPAQHHGMVNYWNDDPLTGPSWATARHLWKHADFTPQDVDVAQIYDAFTALVPLSLEGYGFCGRGEGGAYTEQGALEIGGRLPINTGGGGLSEAYVHGFNLINEGVKQLRGTSTAQVPGAATCLVTAGEGVPTSAVLLRS comes from the coding sequence ATGGCCGGGATCAAGGACGCCACCGCCATCGTGGGTATCGGACAGACTCCCTTCGCCAAGCAACTCCCCGAAGACGAACGCACCCTCGCCTGCCGAGCCGTCCTCGCCGCACTCCACGACGCGGGCATCGCACCGAGCGAGGTCGACGCGCTCGCCTCGTACACCATGGAGGAGACCGACGAGGTGGAGCTCGCCAAGGCCGTCGGCCTCGGTGACCTCACCTTCTTCAGCAAGGTCGGCTACGGAGGCGGCGGTTCGTGCGCCACCGTCGCCCATCTCGCCGCCGCCATCGCCGCAGGCCAAGCCACCGTCGGCGTCGCCTGGCGCTCACGCAAGCGGGGCAGCGGGCCGCGGCCCTGGACCAACACCGACGTCCAACTCCCCACGCCCGCCCAGTGGACCCGCCCCTACGGACTGCTCCGCCCCGTCGACGAGATAGCCATGCTCGCCCGCCGCCATATGCACGAGTACGGCACCACCCGCGACCACCTCTTCAACGTCGCGCTCGCCTGCCGCAACCGCGCCAACCAGAACCCCGCCGCGATCATGTACGACCGCCCCCTCACCCGCGAGATGTACATGACCTCCCGCTGGATCAGCGAGCCTCTCTGCCTCTACGACAACTGCCTCGAGACCGACGGCGCGTTGGCCTGTGTCGTCGTCAGCAGTGAGCGCGCCCGGGACTGTGCCCACAAGCCCGTGTACATCCACTCCGCCGCCCAGTCCCTGCCCGCCCAGCACCACGGCATGGTCAACTACTGGAACGACGACCCCCTCACGGGCCCTTCCTGGGCAACCGCCCGACACCTCTGGAAACACGCCGACTTCACCCCCCAGGACGTCGACGTCGCCCAGATCTACGACGCGTTCACCGCCCTCGTCCCCCTCTCCCTGGAGGGCTACGGCTTCTGCGGGCGAGGAGAAGGCGGCGCCTACACCGAACAGGGCGCCCTGGAAATCGGCGGACGGCTCCCCATCAACACCGGGGGCGGCGGGCTCTCCGAGGCCTACGTCCATGGCTTCAACCTCATCAACGAAGGCGTCAAACAGCTCCGCGGCACCAGCACCGCCCAGGTCCCCGGCGCCGCCACCTGCCTCGTCACCGCCGGCGAGGGCGTGCCCACCTCCGCCGTACTCCTCAGGAGCTAA
- a CDS encoding LysE family translocator, giving the protein MDSGTLLAFLALDLLLVCVPGADWAYVISAGLRGGKVARAVGGLVSGYALHTALAAAGLAVLVASKPALLTGLTVAGSAYLVWLGWSVLRRPGVPGESATTGDRVFLRGAMISGLNPKGLLLYLSVLPQFLVTGGGHLPVPAQTAVLGLLHMACCAAVYVAVGVGARALLSARPTAARAVTRTSGAAMLGIGAFLLVQHTL; this is encoded by the coding sequence ATGGACTCCGGAACCCTCCTCGCCTTCCTCGCCCTCGACCTGCTGCTGGTCTGTGTGCCGGGCGCCGACTGGGCGTATGTGATCTCGGCGGGACTGCGCGGCGGCAAGGTGGCGCGGGCCGTGGGCGGTCTGGTGAGCGGTTACGCCCTGCACACGGCCCTCGCGGCGGCGGGCCTGGCGGTCCTGGTGGCGAGCAAGCCGGCGCTGCTGACCGGCCTGACGGTGGCCGGGTCGGCGTATCTGGTGTGGCTGGGCTGGAGCGTGCTGCGCCGGCCGGGGGTGCCCGGGGAGTCGGCCACGACCGGCGACCGGGTCTTCCTCCGCGGGGCCATGATCAGCGGCCTGAACCCGAAGGGCCTGCTGCTGTACCTGTCGGTCCTGCCGCAGTTCCTCGTCACGGGCGGCGGCCATCTACCGGTCCCCGCCCAGACCGCCGTCCTCGGCCTGCTCCACATGGCGTGCTGCGCGGCCGTCTATGTGGCGGTCGGCGTCGGCGCCCGCGCGCTCCTCTCCGCCCGCCCGACGGCGGCCCGCGCGGTCACCCGCACCTCCGGGGCGGCGATGCTCGGCATCGGGGCGTTCCTGCTGGTCCAGCACACGCTATGA
- a CDS encoding serine/threonine-protein kinase, with protein sequence MVDQLTQHDPRRIGPFEVLGRLGAGGMGLVYLARSASGRRVAIKTVRTELAEDQLFRVRFTREVEAARAVSGFYTAAVVDADPRAAVPWLATAYVPAPSLEEIVNECGPLPAQAVRWLAAGVAEALQSIHGAGLVHRDLKPSNVLVVEDGPRVIDFGIASGVSNTRLTMTNVAVGTPAYMSPEQAKDSRSVTGASDVFSLGSMLVFAATGHPPFHGANPVETVFMLLREGPDLEGLPDELRPLIESCMQMEATGRPNPADLQAQLAPHLFGSGSDDSGTASAWLPERAVSLIEARRNGRPPAKTGPGAGSRSAGRAVPPPPSHAPPVPVGAPDTGPVRLAGAQVPIGPGPRVADARAAAVKAPPPEAGLVASWAKPRPGVNGTDPAVGPAVPQAPTAPPETASGWRPWRFRMSNDVWGTPAVSGDLVYVTSFEVHALDVGTGRRRFKTRDVAWSMAVADGRIHASDGPTLFALDCREGGDLWRLPTDAWVYSLKAERGTVVTGTRGGGVQAWEASTGQKLWELTGAQTDFESPEAGPALHEGTVYVWQDARLRALDARTGDERWSYPIGDAASCGGVPVRVSQAVDGYVYVSAGTRVLALDVSSGQVRWHFEAPAVFLCPPTFVPGPAVTGGGVYLADYLGTVYALDATDGRDRWRIATEARSSIEPVLVAAGHVHVGSGKGLYTLDAVTGTPKWRFQAGGDIVGAPSVAEGRIHFGSTDHLLYTLKADDGRLRWKLATGGEITGSPVVRDGVVYACSKDRCVYALDAEKGTGTARTS encoded by the coding sequence GTGGTGGATCAGCTGACACAGCACGATCCGCGGCGTATCGGGCCGTTCGAGGTGCTGGGACGGCTGGGCGCCGGCGGCATGGGGCTGGTCTATCTCGCGCGCTCGGCGTCCGGGCGGCGCGTGGCGATCAAGACGGTCCGTACGGAGCTCGCCGAGGACCAGCTTTTCCGTGTCCGCTTCACGCGCGAGGTCGAGGCGGCCCGGGCCGTCTCCGGCTTCTACACGGCGGCCGTGGTCGACGCCGACCCGCGTGCGGCCGTGCCGTGGCTGGCCACCGCGTACGTCCCCGCGCCCTCCCTCGAAGAGATAGTGAACGAGTGCGGGCCCCTCCCGGCCCAGGCGGTGCGCTGGCTGGCGGCGGGTGTGGCGGAGGCGCTCCAGTCGATCCACGGCGCAGGACTCGTCCACCGTGACCTGAAGCCCTCCAACGTCCTCGTCGTGGAGGACGGCCCCCGGGTCATCGACTTCGGTATCGCGTCCGGCGTCTCGAACACCCGTTTGACGATGACGAACGTCGCCGTCGGCACCCCCGCCTACATGTCCCCCGAGCAGGCGAAGGACTCCCGCAGCGTCACCGGCGCGAGCGATGTCTTCTCGCTGGGCTCGATGCTGGTGTTCGCGGCGACGGGCCATCCGCCCTTCCACGGCGCCAACCCGGTGGAGACGGTCTTCATGCTCCTGCGTGAGGGCCCGGACCTGGAGGGCCTCCCGGACGAACTGCGCCCGCTGATCGAGTCCTGTATGCAGATGGAGGCGACGGGCCGCCCCAACCCCGCCGACCTCCAGGCCCAGCTCGCCCCCCACCTCTTCGGCTCCGGCTCGGACGACAGCGGTACGGCGTCGGCGTGGCTGCCCGAGCGGGCGGTGAGCCTGATCGAGGCGCGCCGCAACGGCCGCCCGCCGGCCAAGACCGGGCCCGGCGCCGGAAGCCGCAGCGCCGGCCGTGCGGTGCCGCCCCCGCCCTCCCACGCGCCTCCGGTTCCGGTTGGCGCCCCCGACACCGGCCCGGTGCGCCTGGCGGGCGCCCAGGTCCCGATCGGCCCGGGCCCGCGCGTCGCCGACGCCCGCGCCGCCGCCGTGAAGGCACCGCCGCCCGAAGCCGGCCTGGTCGCCTCCTGGGCCAAGCCCCGCCCCGGAGTCAACGGCACAGACCCTGCCGTAGGCCCTGCCGTACCCCAGGCGCCCACCGCGCCCCCGGAGACGGCGAGCGGCTGGCGCCCCTGGCGGTTCCGCATGTCCAACGACGTATGGGGCACCCCGGCGGTCTCCGGTGACCTGGTCTACGTCACCTCCTTCGAGGTGCACGCCCTGGACGTCGGTACCGGCCGCCGCCGCTTCAAGACGAGGGACGTCGCATGGTCGATGGCGGTCGCGGACGGCCGTATCCACGCCTCCGACGGCCCCACCCTCTTCGCCCTGGACTGCCGTGAGGGCGGCGACCTGTGGCGGCTGCCGACGGACGCCTGGGTCTACTCGCTCAAGGCCGAACGCGGCACCGTCGTCACCGGCACCCGCGGCGGCGGGGTCCAGGCCTGGGAGGCGTCCACCGGGCAGAAGCTGTGGGAGCTCACCGGCGCCCAGACCGACTTCGAGTCCCCCGAGGCGGGCCCCGCGCTCCACGAGGGAACGGTCTACGTCTGGCAGGACGCCCGCCTGCGCGCCCTCGACGCCCGCACCGGCGACGAGCGCTGGTCGTACCCCATCGGCGACGCGGCCTCCTGCGGCGGCGTACCGGTACGGGTCTCACAGGCGGTGGACGGCTATGTCTACGTCTCCGCGGGCACCCGCGTCCTCGCCCTCGATGTCTCCTCCGGCCAGGTCCGCTGGCACTTCGAGGCCCCGGCGGTCTTCCTCTGCCCGCCGACCTTCGTACCGGGCCCGGCGGTGACCGGCGGCGGCGTGTACCTCGCCGACTACCTCGGCACGGTCTACGCCCTGGACGCGACCGACGGCCGCGACCGCTGGCGGATCGCCACGGAGGCCAGATCCTCCATCGAGCCGGTGCTCGTGGCCGCGGGCCATGTGCATGTGGGAAGCGGCAAGGGGCTCTACACGCTGGACGCGGTCACCGGAACGCCGAAGTGGCGCTTCCAGGCGGGCGGGGACATCGTGGGGGCGCCGTCGGTGGCGGAGGGCCGTATCCACTTCGGCTCCACCGACCACCTGCTCTACACCCTCAAGGCAGACGACGGCCGGCTGCGCTGGAAGCTGGCGACCGGCGGCGAGATCACTGGTTCGCCGGTGGTGCGGGACGGCGTCGTGTACGCGTGCAGCAAGGACCGGTGCGTATACGCGCTGGACGCGGAGAAGGGCACGGGTACCGCGCGCACGAGCTGA
- a CDS encoding Zn-ribbon domain-containing OB-fold protein, which translates to MLTPVTDPDGAPFWQYAAQGELRVQACAECGEPRFPPRPCCPHCQSFDSEWRPVSGHGRIWSYVVPHPPLLPDYAAQAPYNVVLVELTDVPRIRLVGNLVTGPDAPLNSLAPDRIRIGAKVQVVFSPEGLPQWVLERP; encoded by the coding sequence ATGCTCACCCCCGTCACCGACCCCGACGGCGCCCCCTTCTGGCAGTACGCCGCCCAGGGCGAACTCCGTGTCCAGGCCTGCGCCGAGTGCGGCGAACCCCGCTTCCCGCCTCGGCCTTGCTGCCCGCACTGCCAGTCCTTCGACAGCGAGTGGCGGCCGGTGAGCGGGCACGGGCGCATCTGGTCCTACGTCGTCCCGCACCCGCCCCTCCTCCCCGACTACGCGGCGCAGGCGCCGTACAACGTCGTCCTCGTCGAGCTCACCGACGTGCCCCGCATACGCCTCGTGGGCAATCTGGTCACCGGGCCCGACGCACCCCTGAACTCCCTGGCACCGGATCGGATCCGGATCGGCGCCAAGGTCCAGGTCGTCTTCAGCCCCGAAGGGCTTCCCCAGTGGGTGCTGGAGCGTCCATGA
- a CDS encoding VOC family protein produces the protein MAENRASGYAEGVACWVDAQLPDVEAGKRFYGELFGWSFPEEEPYALQEGEPVAALVPKVDGRMPTVWTVYFATPDAEALVRRIREAGGQIITAPVEVGEGEGITALVTDPEGAVFGLWQAGGHPGFGRRHEPGTFAWVQLYARDTEAVNDFYGDLFHEALFGPDAAPDFGRAPVSDVFPAEMPPHFLVHFRVEDCEEALAAVQRLGGRVQAPPFETSYGTVAVVTDNQGASFALLQRSN, from the coding sequence ATGGCCGAAAACAGGGCATCCGGGTATGCCGAGGGCGTCGCCTGCTGGGTGGACGCCCAGCTCCCCGACGTCGAGGCGGGCAAGCGGTTCTACGGTGAGCTTTTCGGGTGGAGCTTCCCGGAAGAGGAGCCGTATGCCTTGCAGGAGGGGGAGCCGGTCGCCGCGCTCGTCCCCAAGGTGGACGGGCGGATGCCGACCGTCTGGACGGTGTACTTCGCCACCCCGGACGCCGAGGCGCTGGTCCGGCGGATTCGGGAGGCGGGCGGCCAGATCATCACCGCGCCCGTCGAGGTGGGCGAGGGGGAGGGCATCACGGCCCTGGTGACCGACCCCGAGGGCGCTGTCTTCGGGCTCTGGCAGGCGGGCGGCCACCCCGGCTTCGGGCGCCGCCATGAACCCGGCACCTTCGCCTGGGTGCAGCTGTACGCCCGGGACACCGAGGCCGTCAACGACTTCTACGGCGACCTCTTCCACGAGGCCCTGTTCGGACCCGACGCGGCGCCCGACTTCGGCCGCGCCCCCGTCTCCGACGTCTTCCCCGCCGAGATGCCGCCGCATTTCCTCGTCCACTTCCGGGTGGAGGACTGCGAGGAGGCGCTCGCGGCGGTGCAACGGCTGGGCGGGCGCGTCCAGGCTCCACCCTTTGAGACGTCGTACGGCACCGTGGCCGTCGTCACGGACAATCAGGGGGCGTCGTTCGCGCTGCTCCAGCGCTCGAACTGA
- a CDS encoding TetR family transcriptional regulator, whose product MRTVDGRVAGRRGQATRQKLLDCLSEMLSSSPYRDVKVIDVARKAGTSPATFYQYFPDVEGAVLEIAEQMATEGAGLTELLEGRSWVGKSGWQTAQELVDGFLEFWRRNDAILRVVDLGAAEGDKRFYKLRMKILNSVNNSLADAVAELQAKGKVDKDVNPAAVAGSIVAMLAAVASHQKGFQTWGVKQAELKPNLALLVHLGVTGKKPTK is encoded by the coding sequence GTGCGTACCGTCGACGGCCGCGTGGCCGGCCGGCGTGGGCAGGCGACCCGGCAGAAGCTGCTCGACTGCCTCAGCGAGATGCTCAGCTCCTCCCCTTACCGGGACGTCAAAGTCATCGATGTCGCCCGGAAGGCGGGCACTTCGCCCGCCACCTTCTACCAGTACTTCCCGGACGTCGAAGGCGCCGTCCTGGAGATCGCCGAGCAAATGGCCACCGAGGGCGCCGGGTTGACCGAGCTTCTCGAAGGCCGCTCCTGGGTCGGCAAGTCCGGCTGGCAGACCGCACAGGAACTCGTCGACGGATTCCTGGAGTTCTGGCGGAGGAACGACGCGATCCTGCGCGTGGTCGATCTCGGCGCCGCCGAGGGCGACAAGCGCTTCTACAAACTCCGGATGAAGATCCTCAACTCGGTGAACAACTCCCTCGCGGACGCGGTCGCGGAGTTGCAGGCCAAGGGCAAGGTCGACAAGGACGTCAACCCGGCCGCGGTGGCGGGCTCGATCGTCGCGATGCTCGCGGCGGTGGCCTCGCACCAGAAGGGCTTCCAGACCTGGGGCGTCAAACAGGCCGAACTCAAGCCGAACCTGGCGCTGTTGGTACACCTGGGCGTGACCGGCAAGAAGCCGACGAAGTAG
- a CDS encoding enoyl-CoA hydratase/isomerase family protein: MSLDITIHKDSGVAVVTLNRPDRLNAIDLATAQELTDAWRAFRFDDSVRALVLTGAGERAFCTGIDRGVLVEQPNSPYMQDDPLLGIGPKSNDLWKPVIAAVHGMACGGAFYLLGECDFVVADSKATFFDPHTTYGMVSAYESMLMAQRMPAGEVARMMLMGTAERISARRAHEVGLVSEIAEENGHLAAALECATVIAGYPTDAVQGTVRALWAAQAAARAQAFAQAPHLIALGNLPAERQAELFAGRRGGDPRVR; encoded by the coding sequence ATGAGCCTGGACATCACGATCCACAAGGACAGCGGTGTCGCCGTCGTCACCCTGAACCGGCCGGACCGGCTCAACGCCATCGACCTGGCTACGGCACAAGAACTCACCGACGCCTGGCGGGCGTTCCGCTTCGACGACTCCGTACGCGCGCTCGTTCTCACCGGCGCCGGGGAGCGGGCCTTCTGCACGGGGATCGACCGGGGCGTGCTCGTCGAGCAGCCCAACTCGCCGTACATGCAGGATGATCCGTTGCTGGGCATCGGGCCCAAGTCCAACGACCTCTGGAAGCCCGTCATCGCCGCCGTGCACGGCATGGCCTGCGGCGGGGCCTTCTATCTGCTGGGCGAGTGCGACTTCGTCGTGGCCGACAGCAAGGCCACCTTCTTCGACCCGCACACCACCTACGGCATGGTCAGCGCCTACGAGTCCATGCTCATGGCCCAGCGCATGCCCGCGGGCGAGGTCGCGCGCATGATGCTCATGGGCACCGCCGAGCGGATCTCCGCCCGGCGGGCCCATGAGGTCGGGTTGGTGTCTGAAATTGCTGAGGAGAACGGTCACTTGGCGGCCGCGCTGGAATGCGCCACCGTCATCGCCGGTTACCCCACCGATGCCGTCCAGGGCACGGTCCGCGCCCTGTGGGCCGCCCAAGCGGCCGCCCGCGCCCAGGCATTCGCCCAGGCGCCCCATCTCATCGCGCTCGGGAACCTGCCCGCCGAGCGGCAGGCGGAGTTGTTCGCGGGACGGCGGGGCGGTGACCCCCGCGTGAGGTGA
- a CDS encoding acyl-CoA dehydrogenase family protein, with product MDAGFTAEQDEIRRTLRELLHKRCGSEELRAAVDTPAGHDLALWTALSEQLGLPGLALPEPYGGVGCSATELALAAEELGRLLTPSPFLATAVLAAPLILALGTDTQRAELLPRIAAGSLTATLAAPAACLALTGDNCGDWAGGGRAGGVQARRAPAASAAPGPTLAPSGGSAEGGWRLYGEIEHVLDGHSAGLLLVAAHTGGFARSRTDLFLVPGDAEGLVRVRQTALDSTRPLARLQLRDVEARLLGEEGADVLGALARLGDTAATVLACEAVGAADRVLELTVEYVKQREQFGRPIGSFQAVKHRLADVYVQLQAARSAAYYAAWATGHREAVGGAAAAHGETAGGLAAGDWEAVGGPATARREAVGGAAAAHGETAGGLAAGHRDAVGGPATAHRETAGGLAAGAREAAGGIGAGAREAVGGAATAHREAADGLATADREAVAGLTTAHRETLGAPTPAHQERVGGPAPAHPETLGAPAHPDPVGRLALAQALEALRTAAGEAIQLHGGVGFTWEHDVHLYFKRAAGDELLFGPVHRLRAYAAEVARLFEVTV from the coding sequence ATGGACGCCGGTTTCACCGCCGAACAGGACGAAATCCGCCGCACTCTCCGCGAACTGCTGCACAAGCGGTGCGGCTCGGAGGAACTGCGGGCCGCCGTCGACACCCCGGCGGGCCACGACCTCGCCCTATGGACGGCCCTCTCCGAACAGCTCGGCCTGCCGGGTCTGGCCCTCCCCGAGCCCTACGGCGGAGTCGGCTGCTCGGCGACTGAACTCGCCCTGGCCGCAGAGGAATTGGGCCGCCTGCTCACCCCCTCCCCCTTCCTCGCCACCGCCGTCCTCGCCGCCCCGCTGATCCTCGCCCTGGGCACCGACACCCAACGGGCCGAACTGCTCCCTCGTATCGCCGCCGGGTCGCTCACCGCCACCCTGGCCGCCCCAGCGGCCTGCCTAGCACTGACCGGCGACAACTGCGGGGACTGGGCGGGTGGCGGGCGTGCGGGGGGTGTGCAGGCACGGCGTGCGCCGGCGGCCTCGGCCGCCCCCGGCCCCACCCTGGCGCCCAGCGGCGGCTCGGCGGAGGGTGGCTGGCGGCTCTACGGGGAGATCGAGCACGTCCTCGACGGCCACAGCGCCGGGCTCCTCCTCGTCGCCGCCCACACCGGCGGCTTCGCCCGCTCCCGCACCGACCTCTTCCTCGTCCCCGGGGACGCCGAGGGGCTCGTCCGGGTACGGCAGACCGCCCTGGACTCCACCCGGCCGCTCGCGCGGCTCCAACTCCGGGACGTGGAAGCTCGGTTGCTGGGGGAGGAGGGCGCGGACGTGCTCGGGGCGCTCGCCCGCCTCGGAGACACCGCCGCCACCGTCCTCGCCTGCGAGGCCGTCGGCGCCGCCGATCGGGTACTGGAGCTGACCGTCGAGTATGTGAAGCAGCGGGAGCAGTTCGGACGTCCGATCGGCTCCTTCCAGGCCGTCAAACACCGACTGGCCGACGTCTACGTCCAACTCCAGGCAGCCAGATCCGCCGCCTACTACGCCGCCTGGGCCACCGGCCACCGGGAAGCGGTCGGCGGGGCCGCTGCGGCTCATGGGGAAACTGCCGGTGGTCTTGCCGCTGGCGACTGGGAAGCGGTTGGTGGGCCTGCCACGGCTCGCCGGGAAGCGGTCGGCGGGGCCGCCGCGGCTCACGGGGAAACTGCCGGTGGTCTCGCCGCTGGCCACCGGGACGCCGTCGGTGGGCCCGCCACGGCTCACCGGGAAACTGCTGGTGGTCTCGCTGCTGGCGCCCGGGAGGCCGCCGGTGGTATCGGCGCTGGCGCTCGGGAAGCGGTCGGTGGGGCCGCCACCGCTCACCGGGAAGCTGCGGACGGTCTCGCCACTGCCGACCGGGAGGCCGTCGCCGGGCTCACCACGGCCCACCGGGAAACCCTCGGCGCCCCCACCCCCGCCCACCAGGAACGCGTCGGCGGCCCCGCCCCCGCCCACCCGGAAACCCTCGGCGCCCCCGCCCACCCCGACCCCGTCGGCCGCCTAGCCCTCGCCCAAGCGCTGGAGGCGCTGCGAACTGCCGCCGGGGAGGCGATCCAGTTGCATGGGGGCGTCGGTTTTACCTGGGAGCACGATGTGCACCTGTACTTCAAGCGTGCCGCGGGCGATGAGTTGCTGTTCGGGCCCGTGCACCGGCTGCGGGCGTACGCGGCCGAGGTGGCTCGGCTCTTCGAGGTGACGGTGTGA